One part of the Arabidopsis thaliana chromosome 1 sequence genome encodes these proteins:
- a CDS encoding hypothetical protein (DUF1184) (CONTAINS InterPro DOMAIN/s: Protein of unknown function DUF1184 (InterPro:IPR009568), Uncharacterised conserved protein UCP031143 (InterPro:IPR016970); BEST Arabidopsis thaliana protein match is: Protein of unknown function (DUF1184) (TAIR:AT1G35410.1); Has 54 Blast hits to 36 proteins in 2 species: Archae - 0; Bacteria - 0; Metazoa - 0; Fungi - 0; Plants - 54; Viruses - 0; Other Eukaryotes - 0 (source: NCBI BLink).), with protein MESMSMTDRIVRNNKRTNLNKEKENQKEEAIRPGVKLSLFVAEAMFLLSDNLPFNIGLGGLNSIVLILKNNNVVKSCSFEYYNQEMKKLEEKLRSAKEFSEANGFVREEIKSNILHLWKSLFEATPEVMKPNKLILFEMFMPIQVEDLCRHLASLLI; from the exons ATGGAATCAATGTCTATGACTGACCGTATTGTCCGTAACAACAAAAG gaCTAATCTCAACAAGGAAAAGGAGAATCAGAAAGAAGAGGCTATACGACCCGGAGTTAAGCTCTCGCTCTTTGTGGCTGAAGCAATGTTCCTCTTATCTGATAACCTAC CATTTAACATTGGATTAGGAGGATTGAATAGCattgttttgattctcaaaAATAACAACGTAGTGAAATCGTGTAGTTTTGAATACTACAACcaagagatgaagaagctagaagaGAAGTTGAGGTCTGCCAAGGAGTTTTCAGAGGCAAATGGGTTTGTGAGGGAAGAGATAAAGTCTAACATTCTTCACTTGTGGAAGTCTCTCTTTGAAGCAACACCGGAAGTGATGAAACCTAATAAGCTTATACTATTTGAGATGTTTATGCCTATCCAGGTCGAAGATCTCTGTCGTCATCTTGCTTCTTTACTCATATGA